The DNA segment CAAGGGCTACAAAACACGCAACAACAAGTCCACTGACAAGTACATTGTACGGAGGAAAAAGTAATGCCACGATCTTTGAAGAAAGGTCCTTTCGTCGATGACCACCTGGAAAAAAAGGTGTTAGCGGCCAAAGAGAAAAACGATCGCAAGCTGATCAAGACTTGGTCACGCCGCTCAGTGATCTTGCCAGAATTCGTCGGCACCAACATCGCCGTCCACAATGGCAACAAATTCATTCCGGTGTTCATTACTGAAGATATGGTTGGCTACAAGCTGGGTGAATTTGCACCCACTCGGACTTACCGCGGACACATTGCCAAAACTGACAAGCGCGGGAAGAAATGATGCAAGCGAGAGCTACCGCTAAAGGAATCCGAATCGCACCCCGGAAAGTTCGGTTGGTGCTGGACAATGTTCGAAATAAGGATGTGAGCACGGCTCTGGCAATCCTGCAGAATACACCGCGCAATTCATCCCCTGTGATCTACAAGTTGATCCAGTCTGCTGTTGCCAACGCGATGAACCGAGATTCGTCAGCTGATGTTGACGAAATGGTGATCAAGGAGGCTTACGCTAACGAAGCCAGTACGCTCAAGCGTTTCCGCCCTCGAGCAATGGGTCGGGCCTCTCGAATTCATAAGCGGAGCAGCCACATCACCATCGTCGTTGAATCGGCCAACTGAGAGAAAAGTTATGGGACAAAAGGTTAACCCGATTGGCTTTCGTCTGTGTGTCAATAAGA comes from the SAR324 cluster bacterium genome and includes:
- the rpsS gene encoding 30S ribosomal protein S19, coding for MPRSLKKGPFVDDHLEKKVLAAKEKNDRKLIKTWSRRSVILPEFVGTNIAVHNGNKFIPVFITEDMVGYKLGEFAPTRTYRGHIAKTDKRGKK
- the rplV gene encoding 50S ribosomal protein L22 codes for the protein MQARATAKGIRIAPRKVRLVLDNVRNKDVSTALAILQNTPRNSSPVIYKLIQSAVANAMNRDSSADVDEMVIKEAYANEASTLKRFRPRAMGRASRIHKRSSHITIVVESAN